The DNA sequence TTAGGATCTTTCGACCCAAGTTCTGAGGATGGCTGATTTTTTTACCAAAACGTAATTTGATATTGTTTGGTTCACATTTCGTTGATTATTGTTTCATTTTTATTGCCAGGATTATTTTGCCAGAACTCCGACTGTCACTGTTGTGTTTTCTTTATTTGATCAAATTCTTTCGAATGTTGTTCGCTGATTTGCCTTGCTTAAAATTTTGTCTATTTGCCTGCATAAAAATCCGCAAGGATTGCTTTACCTTTGGTTTTGTGATAATTTTATGGTGTCTGGTTAAAAATATATGACAAACAGATTGTTAAGTTTATTGCATTGAAAATTTAATTTTACTATCACTCGTATTTCACCAAATGTTTTAAATAATGACTCAAAGACTTTTTGCTATTGGAGACATACACGGATGTTTTGATTCATTTCGAACAATGATAGAGCAGAAAATCCAAATTCGAAAGGATGACAAAATTGTACTTCTTGGAGATTATATTGATCGTGGAACTCACAGTAAAGAAGTTGTTGATTACATCATCGACCTGCAAAATAGCGGGTTCGATGTTGTTGCTCTGATTGGAAATCATGAATCTATGTTACTGGATACGATTTACAATAATGAGTATATTTCAACTTGGATTCAAAACGGAGGCTCCGAAACACTCAGGAGTTTTGGAATCAGTTCATTGGGAAAGCTTGCACCTCGATACATTGATTTTTTCAAAGGGTTGATTTATTATTATGAGTTTGAGGATTACCTTTTTGTACATGCTGGCTTTAATGATGCAATAAATAATCCATTTGAAGACCGGTATTACATGATTTGGAGGTGTAGAGAAAAATACGGGCATCCATTGTTAAAAGATAAAATCATTGTTCACGGGCATCGTCCCATTTCAATAGCTGTCTGCACGGATAATATACAAAGTCAGAACAAGTTGATTAATCTTGATACTGGGTGTGTTTATACTGATAGTGATGGTCATGGAAGTCTTACTGCACTTGAATTATATACAAAGTGTATCTATTTTGCTTGAGATGATAATATAGTTATATTTGCAATTCGCGAATCGCGAATTAATAATATTATATATGAAGAAGCACAACGGAATGCGGCCACAGGACATAGTCGTGTTATTGAAGATCGTGTCAATTCACAATCAACAGTGGCGTAATATTGATATTGCCAATGCACTTCAGGTGAGTCCTTCAGAAGTATCTGAAGCATTAAACCGATGTAGAATTGCTGGTCTGATTGACA is a window from the Aquipluma nitroreducens genome containing:
- a CDS encoding metallophosphoesterase family protein, coding for MTQRLFAIGDIHGCFDSFRTMIEQKIQIRKDDKIVLLGDYIDRGTHSKEVVDYIIDLQNSGFDVVALIGNHESMLLDTIYNNEYISTWIQNGGSETLRSFGISSLGKLAPRYIDFFKGLIYYYEFEDYLFVHAGFNDAINNPFEDRYYMIWRCREKYGHPLLKDKIIVHGHRPISIAVCTDNIQSQNKLINLDTGCVYTDSDGHGSLTALELYTKCIYFA